One Microvirga thermotolerans DNA window includes the following coding sequences:
- the nuoG gene encoding NADH-quinone oxidoreductase subunit NuoG, whose amino-acid sequence MAKIIVDGVEVDVPADYTLLQAAEAAGAEIPRFCFHERLSIAGNCRMCLVEVKGAPKPVASCAWGVRDCRPGPNGEPPEILTKSPTVKKAREGVMEFLLINHPLDCPICDQGGQCDLQDQAMAYGVDTSRYHENKRAVPDKYLGPLVKTSMNRCIHCTRCVRFTTEVAGVPDLGAIWRGEDMEITSYLERALGSELQSNVADLCPVGALTHKPEAFHYRPWELAKTDSVDVMDAVGSSIRVDSRGREVMRILPRVNEAVNEEWITDKARHIVDGLRLQRLDRPFVRVDGRLRPASWQEAFGAIAAKLKGTDSKRVGAIVGDLAAVEEIFALKLLMDSLGVANIDARQDGTVLSPAHGRASYLFNTTIAGIEDADAILIVGSNPRVEASLVNVRIRKRWRIAPPPIALIGEKVDLTYPYTYLGAGPDTLGELLAGRHSFAEALKGAERPLVIVGQGALARADGLAILSQAAQLAQAVGAVKEGWNGFSVLHTAAARVGALDLGFVPGPGGLTARQMAEGGVDVLFNLGADEIAVAPGAFVIYQGTHGDRGAHRADVILPAATYTEKSGTYVNTEGRVQMANRAAFAPGEAREDWAILRALSDVLGHRLPFDSLSALRARLYEAHPHFAALDGIEPADVAAAVKTLAGLGGTPGREPFASPIKDFYLTNPIARASGVMAECSALAQERRLAAAE is encoded by the coding sequence ATGGCCAAGATCATCGTTGATGGCGTCGAGGTCGACGTCCCCGCCGACTACACCCTGCTCCAGGCCGCCGAGGCGGCGGGCGCGGAGATCCCGCGCTTCTGCTTCCACGAGCGGCTGTCGATCGCCGGCAACTGCCGCATGTGCCTCGTCGAGGTGAAGGGCGCGCCGAAGCCGGTGGCCTCCTGCGCCTGGGGCGTCCGCGACTGCCGGCCCGGCCCCAACGGCGAGCCGCCGGAGATCCTGACCAAGTCGCCGACCGTCAAGAAGGCGCGGGAAGGGGTGATGGAGTTCCTCCTCATCAACCACCCGCTCGACTGCCCGATCTGCGACCAGGGCGGCCAGTGCGACCTGCAGGACCAGGCCATGGCCTACGGCGTCGACACGAGCCGCTACCACGAGAACAAGCGCGCCGTGCCGGACAAGTATCTCGGCCCGCTGGTCAAGACCTCCATGAACCGCTGCATCCACTGCACGCGGTGCGTGCGCTTCACCACCGAGGTGGCGGGCGTTCCCGATCTCGGCGCGATCTGGCGCGGCGAGGACATGGAGATCACGAGCTATCTCGAGCGGGCGCTCGGCTCGGAGCTGCAGTCCAACGTGGCGGATCTCTGCCCCGTCGGCGCGCTCACCCACAAGCCCGAGGCCTTCCACTACCGGCCCTGGGAGCTCGCCAAGACCGATTCCGTCGACGTGATGGACGCGGTCGGATCCTCGATCCGGGTCGATTCCCGCGGCCGCGAGGTCATGCGCATCCTGCCGCGCGTGAACGAGGCGGTGAACGAGGAGTGGATCACCGACAAGGCCCGCCACATCGTGGACGGCCTGCGCCTGCAGCGGCTCGACCGGCCCTTCGTCCGGGTGGACGGGCGGCTGCGTCCGGCTTCCTGGCAGGAGGCCTTCGGCGCCATCGCGGCGAAGCTCAAGGGCACGGACTCGAAGCGGGTCGGCGCCATCGTGGGCGATCTCGCCGCGGTGGAGGAGATCTTCGCCCTGAAGCTGCTCATGGACAGCCTCGGCGTGGCGAACATCGACGCCCGCCAGGACGGCACCGTCCTGTCCCCGGCCCACGGCCGCGCCTCCTACCTGTTCAACACGACCATCGCCGGCATCGAGGATGCGGACGCGATCCTCATCGTGGGCTCCAATCCCCGCGTCGAGGCCTCCCTCGTCAACGTGCGCATCCGCAAGCGCTGGCGCATCGCCCCGCCGCCGATCGCTCTCATCGGCGAGAAGGTCGACCTGACCTATCCCTACACCTATCTGGGCGCCGGGCCGGACACCCTCGGCGAGCTTCTGGCGGGGCGCCACAGTTTCGCCGAGGCGCTGAAAGGTGCCGAGCGGCCGCTCGTCATCGTGGGGCAGGGGGCTCTCGCCCGTGCCGACGGTCTCGCGATCCTCTCCCAGGCGGCCCAGCTTGCCCAGGCCGTCGGGGCGGTGAAGGAGGGCTGGAACGGCTTCTCCGTCCTGCACACGGCAGCCGCGCGGGTCGGCGCCCTCGATCTCGGCTTCGTGCCGGGACCGGGCGGGCTCACGGCCCGGCAGATGGCCGAGGGCGGCGTGGACGTCCTGTTCAACCTCGGCGCCGACGAGATCGCCGTCGCTCCGGGCGCCTTCGTGATCTACCAGGGCACCCACGGCGACCGCGGCGCCCACCGCGCCGACGTGATCCTGCCGGCGGCGACCTACACGGAGAAGTCCGGCACCTACGTGAACACCGAGGGCCGCGTGCAGATGGCGAACCGCGCCGCCTTCGCCCCGGGCGAGGCCCGCGAGGACTGGGCCATTCTGCGCGCCCTCTCCGACGTGCTCGGCCACCGGCTGCCGTTCGACTCCCTCAGCGCCCTGCGGGCCAGGCTCTACGAAGCCCATCCGCACTTCGCCGCCCTCGACGGGATCGAGCCGGCTGACGTGGCCGCGGCGGTGAAGACGCTGGCGGGCCTCGGCGGGACGCCGGGCCGCGAGCCGTTCGCAAGCCCGATCAAGGACTTCTATCTGACGAACCCGATCGCCCGGGCATCCGGCGTCATGGCGGAGTGCTCGGCGCTCGCGCAGGAACGCCGGCTCGCGGCGGCCGAGTAA
- the nuoI gene encoding NADH-quinone oxidoreductase subunit NuoI, with protein sequence MKLDQVAKSLLLKEFVSGFVLAMKYFFKPKATINYPFEMGHRGPRFRGEHALRRYPNGEERCIACKLCEAICPAQAITIEAGPRRNDGTRRTTRYDIDMVKCIYCGMCQEACPVDAIVEGPNLEFSVETREELYYDKAKLLANGERWEREIARNIAKNAPYR encoded by the coding sequence ATGAAGCTCGATCAGGTCGCAAAGTCGCTCCTCCTGAAGGAGTTCGTGTCCGGCTTCGTGCTGGCCATGAAGTACTTCTTCAAGCCCAAGGCGACGATCAACTACCCCTTCGAGATGGGCCATCGCGGCCCCCGCTTCCGGGGCGAGCATGCCCTGCGCCGCTACCCGAATGGGGAGGAGCGGTGCATCGCCTGCAAGCTGTGCGAGGCCATCTGCCCGGCCCAGGCCATCACCATCGAGGCCGGTCCGCGCCGCAACGACGGAACCCGGCGCACGACCCGCTACGACATCGACATGGTCAAGTGCATCTACTGCGGTATGTGCCAGGAGGCCTGCCCGGTGGACGCCATCGTGGAGGGGCCGAACCTCGAGTTCTCCGTGGAGACCCGCGAGGAGCTCTATTACGACAAGGCCAAGCTTCTCGCGAACGGGGAGCGCTGGGAGCGTGAGATCGCGCGCAACATCGCGAAGAACGCCCCCTATCGGTAG
- the nuoK gene encoding NADH-quinone oxidoreductase subunit NuoK gives MVIGLGHYLTVAAVLFTLGVFGIFINRKNVIVILMSIELILLAVNINMVAFSTHLNDIVGQVFALLILTVAAAEAAIGLAILVVFFRNRGSIAVEDVNMMKG, from the coding sequence ATGGTCATCGGTCTCGGACACTACCTCACCGTTGCCGCCGTGCTCTTCACGCTCGGCGTGTTCGGAATCTTCATCAACCGGAAGAACGTGATCGTCATCCTGATGTCGATCGAGCTGATCCTGCTCGCCGTGAACATCAACATGGTCGCCTTCTCCACCCACCTCAACGACATCGTCGGCCAGGTGTTCGCCCTGCTGATCCTCACGGTGGCGGCGGCGGAGGCCGCCATCGGCCTCGCCATTCTCGTGGTGTTCTTCCGCAACCGCGGCTCCATCGCGGTTGAAGACGTCAATATGATGAAGGGCTAA
- a CDS encoding NADH-quinone oxidoreductase subunit J has protein sequence MTVTAAFFYLFATITVASGFMVIASRNPVQSVLFLILAFVNAAGLFLMMGAEFLAMILVIVYVGAVAVLFLFVVMMLDVDFAELRQGFLQYLPVGALIGVVFLLELVLVIGAYVIDPSLVRTAAVPIPAADVMTNTEALGQVLYTRYFYFFQAAGLILLVAMIGAIVLTLRERVGVKRQDISRQNARTPEEAVQMRKVPFRQGI, from the coding sequence ATGACGGTAACTGCCGCCTTCTTTTATCTCTTCGCGACCATTACCGTCGCCTCGGGATTCATGGTGATCGCGTCGCGAAATCCCGTGCAATCGGTGCTTTTCCTCATCCTCGCCTTCGTCAACGCGGCGGGGCTGTTCCTCATGATGGGGGCCGAGTTCCTGGCGATGATCCTGGTCATCGTCTACGTGGGCGCGGTCGCGGTGCTGTTCCTCTTCGTGGTCATGATGCTCGACGTGGACTTCGCCGAGCTGCGCCAGGGCTTCCTCCAGTACCTGCCGGTGGGGGCGCTGATCGGCGTGGTCTTCCTCCTGGAGCTGGTCCTGGTCATCGGCGCCTACGTGATCGACCCGAGCCTGGTGCGCACCGCCGCCGTGCCGATCCCGGCCGCGGACGTGATGACCAACACGGAGGCCCTCGGCCAGGTCCTCTATACCCGGTATTTCTACTTCTTCCAGGCGGCCGGCCTGATCCTGCTGGTGGCGATGATCGGCGCCATCGTGCTGACCCTGCGGGAGCGCGTGGGCGTGAAGCGCCAGGACATCTCCCGGCAGAACGCCCGGACCCCGGAGGAAGCCGTGCAGATGCGGAAGGTTCCCTTCCGCCAGGGCATCTAA
- the nuoH gene encoding NADH-quinone oxidoreductase subunit NuoH, with the protein MDFSDMLLSVAIMLGKSLLLLVALLIFIAYALYADRKVWAAVQLRRGPNVVGPWGLLQSFADLLKFVLKEPVIPAPANKGMFLLAPLVMCTLALAAWAVIPLDAGWAIADINVGILYIFAISSLGVYGVIMGGWASNSKYPFLGALRSAAQMVSYEVSIGFVIVTVLMCAGTLNLSQIVEAQNTRLGILGWYWLPLFPMFVVFFISAMAETNRPPFDLPEAESELVAGYMVEYSSTPYLLFMLGEYVAIMTMCALGTILFLGGWLSPIPFAPFTWVPGVIWFVLKASFLFFLIAMVKAMVPRYRYDQLMRLGWKVFLPLSLAMVVIVAGVLMLTGTAPGMR; encoded by the coding sequence ATGGATTTCTCCGACATGCTCCTTTCGGTCGCGATCATGCTGGGCAAGAGCCTGCTCCTGCTGGTCGCGCTCCTCATCTTCATCGCCTACGCCCTCTATGCGGACCGCAAGGTCTGGGCGGCCGTGCAGCTGCGCCGCGGTCCGAACGTGGTCGGTCCCTGGGGTCTGCTCCAGTCCTTCGCGGACCTTCTGAAGTTCGTTCTGAAGGAGCCGGTGATCCCGGCGCCCGCCAACAAGGGCATGTTCCTGCTCGCGCCCCTGGTGATGTGCACCTTGGCCCTCGCGGCCTGGGCGGTGATTCCCCTCGACGCCGGATGGGCCATCGCCGACATCAACGTGGGCATCCTCTACATCTTCGCGATCTCGTCGCTGGGGGTCTACGGCGTGATCATGGGCGGCTGGGCCTCGAACTCGAAGTATCCGTTCCTCGGGGCCCTTCGCTCGGCGGCGCAGATGGTGTCCTACGAGGTCTCCATCGGCTTCGTCATCGTCACGGTGCTGATGTGCGCGGGCACCCTCAACCTCTCCCAGATCGTCGAGGCGCAGAACACGCGCCTGGGCATCCTGGGCTGGTACTGGCTGCCGCTCTTCCCGATGTTCGTGGTGTTCTTCATCTCCGCCATGGCCGAGACGAACCGCCCGCCCTTCGACCTGCCGGAGGCCGAGTCCGAGCTCGTGGCCGGCTACATGGTCGAGTATTCCTCGACGCCGTACCTGCTCTTCATGCTCGGCGAGTACGTGGCGATCATGACCATGTGCGCGCTCGGCACGATCCTGTTCCTGGGCGGCTGGCTGTCGCCGATCCCCTTCGCCCCCTTCACCTGGGTGCCCGGGGTGATCTGGTTCGTGCTCAAGGCGAGCTTCCTGTTCTTCCTCATCGCCATGGTGAAGGCGATGGTGCCGCGCTACCGCTACGACCAGCTGATGCGCCTCGGCTGGAAGGTGTTCCTCCCGCTCTCGCTCGCCATGGTCGTGATCGTGGCCGGCGTCCTGATGCTGACCGGCACCGCGCCGGGCATGCGCTGA